TTTACAATGGctccttaggaataataaaataactgggttgtagcttctggtaggatatttctggatcagtgaggtgtcccagagtcgaatagttagatgccactcaaagtctctccaggcaattttgataaacagtctgtaatggatattcAAAGGTATTCAAAGCAATTCctctgcagtaggcatcacacagatctttcagcatcaGATCTATttcaattttaaagtagcagtgttacagtagaaactttcttgagatttcaggaattACAAAAGGCCACAGGACTCACACTTGAGGCAGAGAATTTCCAGTGACTAgagacaataggaattttgctaccttcaacaatgcaggcttcctgtcagcaaaggagcctttctccacaaagagcagcaactcctctttctctgggtcttttcctttCTCTTCAGGTAGACACAGCACCAAGAGTTTTAGCTCACATTCAATAGATTTGCAACTTCTTCAAAGGTCTATAAACCTCATGAATAAATTagaattttacttgatacaggaattatttttcagaagagttttctgggctgtattcctggccaatctccagcagtaactgaacaacccaaaagtgaaactaaatttTCAACAACAACCTAGTCACAAGATAGTCTTAAAactttctggttgcttggatacaaattgtcttgcagcctgcacttcaaataccacAACACGTCTCTGCAGTCACTGTTCACACCATTTCCTCAGTCATAAACACAaacagacctcttagtttaaaaaaaaaacaacgaaACTCTTATGAGACTAAACATATGCAAAGAATCGAGTTGCTTGTCTCACAGTCAAGGTAAATAGAATCTGTTTCTATGATGTTTCGATATTGGAAGAATGTTTATTTAATGAGTATGCCTGATACACTTTAAACGTGACTGTGAAATGGGAACAGGGGGAATAACAGCTTATGTAGGAGTTCCGTATTCTCCATGTTGCAGACTCCAAAGAAGCAAACAGGATAAATCTCCAAAGGTCAAAAAAGTCACTTCTGGTAGCTACTAGGCAAGGACATCTGAAACTAAATCAGACTAATGTCAGACTAGAGCTATATACACATATACGTAGAAATAAAGCTACCGGAAGACTCCTGCTGTATTAAGACAGTAAGGCCTGTTATTGTTTTTCACCTGCCCTTCAAGTTAGATTTGAACTGCCAAAAACCAAATGGAGAGGGAAGAATAGCCGACAGGGAGGTTAGGTGTGCCTTGTTGTTGAAATATAGACCTGATATATCCATGCTGGAAACAAAATGCTCGATTAAATAAGTTTTAGTCTTTAATCCAATAACTCCTGACACTCCTTCCTCTGCTTCTGGGAGTGGATGGATTGAGGGGCATACAAACAGTGGCAAGAAAAGACCCCCTAGTCTATCCAGCCTGTCTCACTCAATTCTAATATCTTATGCATTACACAAAGCAAACTCCACCCCAACTGGAAGCTATATGGTCTCCTGGACGAGGCAAAAATGCAGATAAAAACCTAGGTCAATTTTTGAAAAAGAAATCTTCTCTCTGACGGTCTAAGGTGTCCGGGACATCGTTCTCCAatagaaccctaaccctaaagtctACACAACTCGAATTCATGAAACATTTTGCAGCATAACATATTGTAACCGCTCTAGACACCGTCTTTGAACCTAAACGTGAAAGATGCAAGACTAGGAAATGCAGAGATGTTGCCCTTAAATGACACTCATAGTGACCATTTTAATCAATTGTCTTCACAGCCTCAGTATCAAAGACTAACCTATCCCAGGATATTTCTCAGTGCTACGTCTTGAGATGAAAAGTCTCAGCTGATTTCTTTTATAAGGCTGGGCTTGATGTCAGTCGACCCATGTCTGGAGACAATTATATTTCCAGGCTTTGCTCGATATTTGTGGGTTTCCTTGCCAACTTGATCACCGTGGCCAcgttacataggattacataagaTATAcgacacagtaacaggccattcggcccaacccgtCGCTGCCGGCGTTCATGCTCCTCTCGAGCCTCctgccatctttcctcatctaaattcaTCATCGTCACCCTCaattcccttctctctcatatgcATGTCTACGTTCCCCTTATATACATCAATAAATAGCGTTATGTAGGTAAAGGTCTTTGCTGGTATTGTAAGTTACCAAGAGGACTGGCAATATCCTGGCTTCATTTGGTTTGTGCTGTTGCAGTTGGCATCTAAAAATTTTAAAATGGTACCAATGGTTTCAGCGTGATACCATTTGAACGATATGGTCACAGACTTGACCCATATCAATGGAGAGAAAAGTGAAGCTGGCCAGGGGATCTGACTGAGATTTGCATATTCTAGTCTAGTTTGGTGTGGACAAAAATACCCAGTTAACTATCAAAGGCTTCATTATGTTATTTGCAAAATAAACCTTTAGAGCAGGGATCAAGGACGTCCACCATAATGAGCACTTCAATGCATTTGGAAGTGCTTTAGACCCAGTGATCATGCTGCCTATTTGATTGATGATCATTTTTTTTTTGGATGAGGGAGAGGCGAAACTTTCCCTCCACGAATTGTAACTATGCAAATTTACCAATAGTGAGAGTGATTATATCTGGCGGTGAAATTTGATTTCGGCAGGGGCGCAAAACGGGCGGCCCGCTACCACCTGTTTTACGCCCCGGCGGAAGTTGAATTTCACCCGGTCTCTAATGGTGCTAGTGAAGTAGTGAGGCATGCACAAGATCATCAGATGTGCTGTTACTGGACTGGTGAGACCTAATGCTCGAGGGCAGGTTAGGCTTTTGcaaggtgggggggaggagggatgAATATTGATGACTGCAACACGGCAGCGTCACACACAAACCATCTTAAGTCACTAACCATGTGTTTTTGCTGGGTGTAATGATGTGGCAGTGGACAGATGCAGAGCATGGATAAAATATAGGACCATTTGACTGGTCTCCAATTTGAATCACCTTTCTCTTATTTATTCCTCACATCAATCATGAAATTTGACCTTATATTTGGGAGGCTGACTCCAGGTGGTCTTTCACACGGATAGCCTTTTATTTGAGGTTTAGTCATCCTTAGTTTATAACCGGTTCCTGCCACCTAATGGAGACATGACAAGGCCAAGAGACCGAAAAAAATGAAAGGGCAGATGCTGACATGTTCTCGCCCGACAGTTCCCTGTCCAATGTTCACATGATAGCTGTTACTGTCTCAGTGTAGGTTAAACTTACGGCAAAATTGGCCTTTTCTCAGCTTAAGGGTGGCTGTTTCCACTTATGATCTTCGAATTAGATTTTTGTTTTGATTTAATTGATCTACTGTACAGAAGCACAATCCAAAATCCATGGAGCTATCTAATTTATATGGATTTCCTACTCCTGATTCTGGCGAATGACATCAGCATGTCAGCAAATCACTATAATTACGAAGTCTATAAGATATTAAGTTTTAAAGCAGGGTGAATGAGGGAAAGGGTTATTTTTTTAAGCCGTCAGGAAACTGCAGCGCTCAAAGCATGGGAGGAAAAAAAAACTTGGGAATGACTTAGAAACTTTATCTAATGCGACGGGACACTAGACCTGTCCTGGGTGAATGAACCAAATAAAATCAGATGATTTATCATCAGTCCTGCCGAATAGTCACTAGGAGAAAAAAAAACCCAGTTCAATGCAGCCTTTTTTCTCAGGTTAGAAGCTAAATAATTGGACTTGTATTTGGTTAATTTACGTGACCATGGGGGTTTTGATGAAAGGGTCGGTGAATGCAGGACGAGAAAGGAAACCTAATAAATAACTGGCCAAAAAGGGGCTGCACTAGGCTCACTTGTTTCCACGTGTGATTTAAAGGACCAACAGACGAGCTCATAAAATGCCTTAATTTCCCCTTTTATTAAAATCAAAAAACTTTCTTTTAACACGTGTCTGGTACATTATTTTTTTAAGATTTCTCGTGTAAGCATAATGTGTGACTTGTTCCAGCCTCCTGAGTACGAATCAATGGCTCAGGGACGAGCCGTTCCTCCGCTCGGCTGAGTGTCTGGGTGATGGGTCGGGGGTTTTGGTGGAGTCAGTCGTGGTTGTGGTGCGTGTCGGCCGCTTGGTCACCTTCCTAAACCTGGCGTCCTTTCGGAAGGCAGCGGGGCTTCTCCCCCGCCTGCCCGTCGTCCTCCTGAACCTTTTGGCCTGCTTGGGGCGCACCAGGGCTTTCCTGGCCGGCCTCCTGACCAACAGCCTCCTGCGCCGGTTCCTCCTGGCCCCCGAGAAAGAGGCCGCCGCCACCTTCCCCTCGGTGGCCGCCTTCTCCGGCTTGTTGTTGCCGCCCGGCCTGACCGAGCCCGAAGCGCCGCTGCCGGCCGTCTGCAGCAGCGAGCCCCGGTGCGCCAGGTTCTTGACCGTGCGGCCGAGCCGCGACGTGTTGCGCTCCGGGCTGTAGCCGCTGGCCGACAGCAGCTTCTTCATGGTGGTCACCGACAGGCCGCGCCGCTCCTTGGTGGCCGCCACCGCCTTCATGATCTGCTCGGCCACCGTGCAGCCGAACTTCTTGTGGCGGTAGGGCCGCCGCTTCTTCTTCACCGCCACCGCGATGTCCAGCACCTCGGCCTCatcgggcgggggcgggggcggggccgGCGGCGGCGACGAGGCCACCGGAGCGGGTCGGTCCATCCCCGCCGGCTCGTGGTCCACCATGCGGTTAGGCAGTCGCTCAGTCAATCGCTCCGCACCTCTCCTCCCGCCGGCAGCCAGGGCTGCAATGTGGAGGGCGGCCGCCGGCTCGGCGCTACTTAAAGCCGCGGTGCGGACGCGGGAGACGCAACCCGCCCGCCGGCCCGCCCGCCTTGTGCTTTCTCCCCGCCGCCAAGAGGGCGCCGCGCGCGCAAGATCGGGCGCCGGCGCCGCCGccgcccgcccccacccccgccgcgCTGCCACCCGCCGCCCGGGCAGCGCCTGGCGGCTGCCAGCAGGCGGCGGGTTCCGCCCGGACGGCGAAACCCGCCCGGGAAGCCGGCCCGCCCCCGCCTTTTTTGCGCTTCCCCGGTCAGAATGCGGCGCCGACCCGCTGCTTTCGCCCCTGTTCCGCCGGGAGGTTGCAGGAGCCGGGTCGCCCTTGCTATTGCAGATGGACCCGTTGTTCCAGCGCGTTGTGGGACGTGGGAGGTTCCTGTTAAGTCTGGTCTCAGTAGCACAGGTAGGTTCCTTACATCAGGAGGGATTTTAACGGCGGGCTTTTGCCGCAAGGGAGTCGATTTTGCGGTTTACGGTTTAGCATCAGCCCCGGGTAATTCATCTCATTTGGGTTGCTTTGCACATCAGCAACGCAGAGTCTGGACTATTCAACTACCCTTTCCTTTACCCAGCCTCAAGAagttagtaaaagcaaaatactgcgggatgctggaaatctgaaataaaaacaagaaagtgctggaaatactcagcaggtctggcagcatctgcggagagagaaacagttaatatttcagatcagaactgagggtcactgacctgaaacattaactctcctctccacagatgctgccagacctgctgagtatttccagcatttcttgttaataAATTAGTGTTAACTTCAAGAATTATTGTGAAATTCAACTTCGGCGGGGCACAAAACGGCCGATTTTACTTTCCAATGACCCTTACATGACCtgccagacttgcaggttgataggtaaattggccattgtaaattgccccgagtataggcaggtggtaggagaatggtggggaatgtgggattactgtaggattagtataaatgggtggttgatggtcggcacagactcggtgggccgaagggcctgtttcagtgctgtacctctctatgactCTTAACTTTTCATCAGGATGTTCAGCTTCTTCTCCTGCGCCCTTAGACAGAAGCTACCTGTATCTAACCATGAATCCTTTTACCTAGTCTCCAACCACTATCTCTCGGTTGTATATTTTTCTTGTCTGTATTCTATTGTGGTGTAACAGTCAATGCTTCTCTCAACTTCTCGATTCTCCTCAGCTTCGCATACACCAATCTGCAGTTGAATCTTAGTATTTAAAGTgacctctctctcacctcctggcAGCTGCATTCTCTGACGGATTTGTGTAGCACTTCCATTGCTGCCTGGGCTCTACCGAAACAGCGTGGCGAGGGGCACTGCTAGTTAAAGgcatgctcaggtctgcaaataaaACCCCCCCGACTCTAtaaaaccacatccgacccaagcccgacccggcccgagtccttccattcttACCCccgcctgacccgacccgatccAACCATCAGGTAACTTACCGTCCGTTTTTCActctgttgctgatctgcacaagcttaaaatagctGGTGCAAAACCACCTCTCTCGTCAAACAATTACATTAACaggggagccacttacctgtgatggagcgtgtccgacctggcccgacccgacccgaccccgaatgtcggacctggaagtgcaacacccgacccgaacccgacacatgtcgtcgggtcccattgggttcaggtcgggtagcaggcctttaccgttagttctgcagcacaattcttcagggatgttgtcagggtccatagccctaGCTGCGTCCAGTGctttcaactgtttcttgatatcatgtggagtgaatcgaattggctaaagactggcatctgtgatgctggcgacttcaggaggccgagatggatcatcgacttggcacttctggctgaagattgttgcaaatgcttcaaccttgttttgcactgacgtgctgggctcccctcacccccccccccccccgcccccccacctcccctcagtCATTGATGAGAATGTTTGTGGGgattcctccagttagttatttgtgCATCAGATGTGGTAGCTTTGATGTAATGCAttgcttgtgggatcacttagctcttatTATACGCTGCTTCTGCAGTTTAACATGCAAGTAGTCATGTTGCAGCTTCAttaggttgccacctcatttttagatatgcctgatgctgctccgagCATGATGGAAATGGTagtgaggaatatgctgggccatgtgtTTAGATTGCGGTGGAATGCAATTTtgctagctattctaatcccacccgGAGTGAAGATGATTCTTGGCCACATGGATTCAACTTAGTAATTGGATTTATATTACATTGGGGTTTCCCGTTATCAAGCGATCTCGAATCCGTAAGGCATGCATCTTTTCTAACAATtgatggctcttaaaagagcctttcCGCTGTGGTCATCAGTTTTCAACCACCGAATCCATACAGGGTTCGTCCATGACGCTTTAGAGCGTAAATCACGTCCATGGCAGTGACTGTCTTGCGTTTCGCGTGTTCGGTGTAGGTGACCGAATCCCTGATGATACTTTCCAAAAAAACTTTTAAAACCCCGCGAGTTTCCTCGTAGATGAGGCCAGAAATACGTTTAACGCCCCCACGACGGGCCAAACGCCGAATTGCAGGCTTGGTGATACCCTGGATATTATCTCGGAGCACTTTACGGTGACGTTTAGCACCCCCTTTACCCAGCCCTTTGCCACCTTTGCCTCTACCTGACATTCCGGCAAAATATATTAATAGTGAGTACATTGCGGCCGACTTCACTTTATACCATTGTTGCGGACCTGGTTGAACAACGAAAGAGGGGCGGAGTCAAATGACATCGCGCGATAATTGGCCTTCTCTCCGTCAAAACGTTACACTCAATGTTTCAAACATGCAGAATAAACATAGTTTAAActagtcttcagtaccttgctctatggcagcgaggcctggacaacgtacgtcagccaagagcgacgtctcaattcattccatcttcgctgcctccggagatcaggtggcaggaccgtatccccaacacagaagtcttcgaggcggccagcatccccagcttatacacactactgagtcagcggcgcttgagatggcttggccatgtgagccgcatggaagatggcaggatccccaaagatacattgtacagcgagctcgccactggtatcagacccaccggccgtccatgtctccgctttaaagacgtctgcaaacgcgacatgaagtcctgtgacattgatcacaagtcgtgggagtcagttgccagcgttcgccagagctggcgggcagccataaaggcggggctaaactgtggcgagtcgaagagacttagcagttggcaggaaaaaagacaagcgcaaggagagagccaactgtgtaacagcctcgacaaacaaatttctctgcagcacctgtggaagagcctgtcactatagaattggcctttatagccactccaggcgccgctccacacaccactgaccaactccaggcgcttacccatttctctcgagacaaggaggccaaagaagaaacaaaGAATAATCTGTTGATCTATAGTAGACTTAAAAAATCCGCGATGACACGAGAGTAATATGCATAACTTTTATGGAAAACACATTTATTCTGACATACTAACAACACAATAAATGCATATTTTAAAGCGAATCTCAGACTCATATTCGCATCTTGAGGTTCAAATTCAAAAGTAAATGCCAGAGGAGTATCACCAAAAAAAGTAGCACAAAACACCACAAATTATCTTTCGTTTTCCTCGCTCTCCAAGAATAATAATTTCCTTCTCCCTTCCAGCAACTACCCTTTTTCCCTTACATGTACTGTACTTTCTAAAGGAAGAAACTTAACTCTCaagatatcagttgaagtgaaaatAACTGGGCAACTCTATTATTGCCAATGTAATTTTTAGCATGGCATCTTTACTTGCCTTATTGCACAGCTCTAGAACTCTTTTTTTCAGTTTATTGTTGGCCGCACCATCCTGGTTTTCATGAAAATCACACATTTCAAAAGCTAAAGCTGCTTTCAAGTAGCGTGGCTTCCTCCTTTGAAAATTTGGACAGTTTTACCaattgacctctcaactccatcagGATCAATTCCATCCAGAACTTGAATAGAACTTCCAACTCCAGAGAGGTCTTCAATCACTGTCATTGTGATCCTGAAGTGGATATAAGGAAAACAAAAGTTTGACATTATTTAGGCATGCATTCTTACATCTTTAACACCATATCTCAATATAACGTTTTGGGCTTTCTCTGTTTTGTTTAAACTATTGTGGCAGATTGTCCCTCTGATTTTCCCTGCCTTGTTCCTCCTGACGGCCAAATACAGCATTTCTCCTGCATCCTCAGCGATTGACTCAaaattcgctgcactgcctcccagTCTCTAATTCTTATCAAGGACCTGGATTTGGTTGAATTTCGTGTTCTGTGGCCTTTCTTTCCTCCTCTACAGGCGCTTAAAACCGTATGTTACATAACCACTATTCTTGTATCAACACTTCCCTTCAACCGTGGGGCTCTAGCCCTTGGTGACCTAGATGACACATAAAGGGAACACCCAAAAACATTTCGACGTGGATTGCAGGTCGGTTAGAAACATCGAGAAACTGGCAAGAAAGTTTTAAAtatgtgtaattgtatgttttaaaAGATAAAGATGCTTGATTTGACATGCACATCGCTGTGAAACAAAAGAAAAATATAAGAATAAATGCTACCATTTCATTATTGACATCTGCAATTTAGGAATTAAGGTTAGGATCAATGGTTAGAGCTTAGTGGTTAAGGTTAGGAATTGAGACTAGGGTGTTAGGTTTAGGAGTTAGTGGTTGGGGTTTTAAGCGTTAGGATTATTGGTTAAGGGTTAGCGGTCAGGATTAAGTTTAGATTTAGAAATGGCTCTTAACAATGCTGTTGTCACTAGACGCCTCCACCAAGTAAACCAGAATGTGGACACACTTACACTAACTATTACGTTATCAGGCAACTGAGAATGGAGCTTAAACTATATTAGTCCATATAACTTAATTTAATGCATCCAAACTGTTTTTGTACCATGTTTATTTGGTTGAGAATGAAAGTGCTAAGTGTCTGACCTAAAAGTTGATGTTCAGTTTCTCTTTGTTGCTACGAAATTCTCATTGTCATGGAAAAATtatagtcagagggaccttggtgtacttgtccatagatcactgaaggcagcagcacgggtagataaggtggttaggaaggcataggggatacttgcctttattagccgaggcatagaatataagagcagggaggttatgacggagctgtataaaacgctagttcggccacagctggagtactacgtacagttctggttgctacactataggaaagatgtgattgcactggagagagggtgcaggggagattcaccaggaagttgcctgggctggagcatttcagttttgaagaaaggctgaaaaggctggggttgttttccttagagcaaagaaggctgaggggggacatgattgaggtatacaaaattatgaggggcacatatagggtggataggaagaaactttttcccttcgtggaggtgtcaataaccaggggtcatagatttaaggtaaggggcaggaggtttaggggggatttgaggacaaaacattttcacccagagagtggttgaaatctggaatgcactgcctggagtgGGTTCATCAGCAAAACTTCCCGGTAAAAATCTGGGTCCTTCAGCAGATTAGCTCTAAACATCCCAGTGAAAAGGTTTCCCAGACCAGCCCTGCAGGATCTGCGAGATTTGCAACATCCCAGAATTTAGGGACTGAGGGGCAATTTTAGGTGTGAGGACATTGCAGCTGAAATCGCACTGAGAGCACTGCTACGCCCGCTGCTTTATTTTTTTTATAAATATAACTTCAGCACAAGTGACACAATGAACCGTTTGGGAAAGGTGGACTGCAATGCTGGCATCGAGTTAGTATTTTCAGAAAAGGAAACGATGCCAATGCCGACGGAAAACACGGTGCAACGGCAAGAAAGGCGCCTGACAATGAAGTAAAATGCGTTGAGGagaatttaaacaaaaaaaaatgctTCCTTGTATTGTTTGTTCCTGGGTGTTGAAATATGCTGGCCTATTAATGTGAGTCAAATATTATCATTGTGCAGCTGCCTGGTTTTGCCTCTGCAGACGTGCATTGACGCCATTGGTTAAATCAATGCTGCCTTCTGATTGGCTATCGctgaacagttttggggacattTTCAATCCGCTTATGCAAATGAAGTTTCCCGATTACGTCACAAACGGTTTGCCGTTGGCCGTTGGGattatttgaattttcaaaactGCGCACGCGCATGAGTTGAACTGCCCAAAGAAGTTGTCAAAAAACTGAAATATGTTCAAAACATTTCTCCAAACTTGttcattattttatttatttagagatacagcactgaaacaggcccttcgtcccaccgagtctgtgccgaccaacaaccacccatttatactaaccctgcagtaatcccatatttcctaccacctacctacactaggggcaatttataatggccaatttacctatcacctgcaagtctttggcagtgggaggaaaccggtcacccggcgaaaacccacacggtcacagggagaacttgcaaactccgcacacgcagtacccagaactgaacccgggtcgctggagctgtgaggctgcggtgctaaccactgcgccgtcacTGCTAAGGATCAAATTGCCAGCAATACACCTTTATTATTATTGAACTTCAGGAGGGATTTTCTCCTCCCCCGTGATCTATATTTAGTCTAAGCCCTTTGCCCCATATTCTGACTTTGAAACACTTTGAAGTGGCATTCAGAGCACACCAGGAAGTTACTGATCCTTctctttctccaatgccttcaagtGTATGGTCGCTACGCAACTCCATGGCTATTTCCTACTTCATAGAAAATCATACAAAGtttgaggcacagaaagaggccacttggcccatcgtgtctgcgcggcTGTAAAACgggtcacccagtctaatcccaccttccagcatttggtccgtaaccctgcaggttatggcacttgaggtgcacatccagacaccttttaaatgagttgagggtttttgcctctactcCCCTAACAATGACTCCATcccactttctgggtgaaaagatttttcctcgttCCCCCCTATAaactttctaccaattactttaaatcaatgcgccctcgtcactgacctctcctaagatgaataggcccttcacctccattctatccaggaacctcacaattttgtacatttcaatcagatctcccctcagtcttctctgttccaaggagaacaaccccagcctatccaatctttcctcacagcagcatttttccagtcccggcaacatcctcataaatctcctctgtaccctctctggtgcaattatatcctttctgtagtgaggtgaccagaaccagctgattcaattcactccatgtgttatcaagaaatggctgagggcactcgatactgcaaaggctataggccctgacaatattctggcaatagtactgaagacctgtgctccagaacctgccgcgcccttagccaagctgttccagtacagctgcaacactggctgcaatgtggaaaaattcccaggtatgtcctgtacacaaaaagcaggacaagtccaacctggccaattaccgccacatcagcctactctcaattttCAGTAACGTGATGGTAggggtcatcaagcagcacttgctttgcaataacctgctcagtgatgctcagtttgggttcctccagggccactcagctcatgacctcattacagccttggttcaaacatggacaaaagagctgaactcaagaggtgagctgagagttactgtccttgacatcaaggcagcatttgaccgtgtatggcatcaaggagcccgagcaaaatggagtcaattggaattgggggaaaactctctgctggttggagctgttctatggtcctaaaggaagatggttgtggttattggagttcaatcatctcagccccaggagttcctcagggtaatgtcctaggcccaaccatcttcagctgcttcatcaatgacattccctcaaacataaggtcagaagtggagatgttcactgatgattgtacaatgttccgcACCCTTCGCGATTTCTCAGATGATgcagcctgtgtagaaatgcagaaaaacctgggcaacattcaggcttgggctgataaatgacaagtagtATTCACACCATAAaattgccaggcaatgtccatctccaagaagagagaatctcactatcgccccttgacattcaatggcattgcgatcgctgaatcccccaataccaacatcctgggggttaccattgacctgaaactgaactggagtagctatataagctacaagagcaggtcagaggctaggtatcctgcggtaactcacctcctgactccccagtgcctgtccaccatctaaaaggcacaagtcaggagtgtgatggaatactctccatttgcctggatg
The nucleotide sequence above comes from Heterodontus francisci isolate sHetFra1 chromosome 29, sHetFra1.hap1, whole genome shotgun sequence. Encoded proteins:
- the LOC137345686 gene encoding histone H1-like gives rise to the protein MVDHEPAGMDRPAPVASSPPPAPPPPPPDEAEVLDIAVAVKKKRRPYRHKKFGCTVAEQIMKAVAATKERRGLSVTTMKKLLSASGYSPERNTSRLGRTVKNLAHRGSLLQTAGSGASGSVRPGGNNKPEKAATEGKVAAASFSGARRNRRRRLLVRRPARKALVRPKQAKRFRRTTGRRGRSPAAFRKDARFRKVTKRPTRTTTTTDSTKTPDPSPRHSAERRNGSSLSH
- the LOC137345933 gene encoding histone H4-like, with protein sequence MSGRGKGGKGLGKGGAKRHRKVLRDNIQGITKPAIRRLARRGGVKRISGLIYEETRGVLKVFLESIIRDSVTYTEHAKRKTVTAMDVIYALKRHGRTLYGFGG